AGCTAATGATCAGCATCGCCATGAGCGCCGACGCGTTGGCGGCCACGCGGTTCGCGGTCTCACCGTTGATGCAGGCCGGAGCGGTGCTGCACCCGCATCGCCCGCAGGCAACGGGCCGTGTCGGCGTGCCCCGACAGCAGGTCGATGGCGCGCTGCAGGATCGGCATCTGCATCTGCTGTCCGCGCTGCGCCGCGAGATCCGCGGTTATGCACCGGACTTCATGACTCCCGGAGCGGTCGCGGACGGCACACCGGATCTCGAGGCGGAGTTGCATCGGGTCGCCACGACGCCTGCTCCTGTCGTCGCCCGGCAGATGAACCGTATGTTCCGGACCTCGTCCCTGCGGGGGCAGGCATCCACTCGTGCGCGTCCCGGTGTCAGGGATTTCCTGGAACGCGGCGAGCGGGCCTTCGCGCAGAAGGCCGCCGACGAGCTGGAGTCGTTCTGGCGTCAGAGCCTCGCGCCCCTGTGGCCCTCCGTCGCTGCCGGCATCGAAGCCGATATCGAGCACCGGGCGGGCCTGATCGCCCGCAGCGGTCTGAGCGCCGTACTGAACTCCCTGCACCGGGACGTCGCCTACGGCTGTGGCGCGCTGCACCTGGAGAGCGAGCACCGGATCGAGGTACCCGGGACCACGGACCTCACGCTCTTTCCCTCGCCAGTCGCGCACAGCTGGCTCGTCAGCGTGGATCCCTGGCAGGAACGCGGCATCTACCTCATCTACCCGACCCGCCGTCCCCATGGACCGGACCGGACCGCCGGCGGAACCGGTCCGCTCCTGGGCAGCGTCCTCGGCCACTCCCGGTCCACCCTGCTGGCCGGCCTCGATCTGCCCCGCACCACCAGCCAGCTCGCCGACCGCCACCACCTGAGCCCGTCGACCGTCTCCTATCACCTCAGCCATCTTCTCCGGGCGGGGCTGGTCACCCGGGCGAGGGAAGGAAGCCGGGTGTACTACCGGCGCACGGTGAACGCCGAGCGGATGTGTGGCGGTCGAGCGGCTTCTGGTGATGGTGTGTCACAGACCCGCCGTGGCACACCGGTTGGTTCTGCTCCCCAGCAGGCGGCCGACCATGAGGGAGTCGTGTCGGCGTAAAGGTGTGCGGCCGCAGGAGTGGCGACAGCCGACGGCTCAGCGTCGGCCCCGTCCCCCGCGACCGTCCTGTCCGCGACCGCTCCGTCCGCGCACCAGCACGCAATCGCCGCACACGGCGCCCGCGGCATTGGGGGCGGCCTGGTAGATCAGGCAGCAACTCCTCCGTGTGAAGCGGCCGTTGTGGGTGTCCAGGGTGTGGGTGTCCCGCAGTTGCGGCTGCCGCAGGAAGGCCAGGGCCACCGCGCGGGCGGGCTGTTCCAGGCCCGGGGCCGCCGCCGTGATGCCCGTGGCCGCGCCGTTCACGGCCGAGGCCACATTGCCCCACAGGATGCGCCGGGACACCGAGAAGGGGGCAAAGGCGTCCACCAGGGCACGCACCGGTCCGTCCAGCATGTCCGCGGCGATGGCGCCGGCCGTGCGGGTGTCACCACCGGCGACCGGGGTCACCGCCTCCCGGGGCAGCGACAGCCGGAACGCGCCCCCGAGGGCGGAACCCCACCACAGGTCGCCCAGTGTGAGCGGCCGCGACGGCAGGCCGTGCAGAGCGGCCAGGCCGAGGACCGGTGAGATGACCCGCGCCACCAGGCCCAGATGGGCCACCGATGCGGCCACCCGAGGCGCGACGGCTTCGGGTGGTCGGCCGCTGTTGGCGGCGAGAGAGGCCCGCACCGATGCGACCCGCTCCCGCAGGACGCCGCTCCCTTCCTGCGCCGCCTCGCTCAACGGCCGCCAGGGCGGGCTGGGTTCGGACCCCGCAGCGTGTGTCTCGAAGGCACAGAAGGGCCCGAGTGCCGCCAGGTGTGCCGTCGACGCTGCGGAGGGTTCCGTCATGGTGTGCGGTCCGATTCCTCGATGGGGGGCAGTGGCAGCACCCCGGAGGGGGTGAGGGTGCGGTCGTTCACGGGCGCTGCCGTTCACGTGCGCTGCCGGTAGAGGTCGGTGAGCAGCGCGACGGCGGCATGGGTGGCCGGATGCGGGTCATGGCGTCGCCAGATGAGGTGGACCGCGACGGGTGCGGCGTCCCGGATCCGCCGGAAGACGATGCCGTCGCGCCGGTACTGGTTGACGGTGCTCTCCGGTGTGATCCCGACGCTGCGGCCGGTGGCGATCACCGCGAGCCAGTCGTCGATGTCCTGGGTGTACTCGACGACCGGACGCGTATCGGGGGGCCACAGGTCGGCGGTGGTGGTGCCGGTGCGCCGGTCGATGAGGAGGGTACGGGCGTGGATGTCGGCCAGGGGGATGGCCCGGCGTTTGGCCCAGGGGTCGTCGGCGGCCATGGCGCAGTAGCGGCGTTCCTCGCCGACGACGGCGCTGGCGAAGCGCGCGTCGTCGAAGGTCGTACGGACCACGGCGAGGTCGCACAGGCCCTCCGCCAGGCCGCCGGTGGCGGAGTTGGTGCGGACCAGATGCAGTTCGATGTCGGGATAGCGGGCCGCCCAGCGGCGCTGGTACTCGGCGGTGTGCCGGCCCATGGCCGACCAGGCGTGGCCGATGCGCAGCCGGGTGTGACCGGTGGTGGCCTCGCGGATGAGGTTGTCGGCCTCGGCCAGCACCTTCCGGGCGCGCGCCAGCACCTGAACGCCCGCGGTGGTGGGGATGACGCTCCTGCTGGTGCGGTGCAACAGCCGCACGCCGAGGGAGTCTTCGAGCGAACCGAGCGTCCGGGACACCGCGGCCTGTGAGATCCCGAGTTCGATGGCGGCATCGGTGAAGCCACCGGCATCGACGATCGCCACCAGACAGCGCAGATGTCGCAGTTCCATCCCACATCCATAACCACAGCGCATTGATGAGTACGAGCATGCATTTTATGTATGGACGCCCACGGGCGGATGCTGCCGTGCATGAGACGAAGCACGCAAGGCCTGCCGCTCCTGGAGGCCGCTCGTGGGGGACCGGCGGCGCGCTCGGGCCGGCTGGCGGGCGTGGCGATGATGTGCGGCAGCGGACTCGCCAACCAGACCGGCGCCGCGACGGGAGCGCTCGCCTTTCCGGCCATCGGACCGGCCGGGGTGGTGGCCGTACGGCAGTGGGTGGCCGGGCTCGTCCTCCTGGCGGTGGGCCGGCCCAGGCTGCGCTCGTTCACCTGGCGGCAGTGGTGGCCGGTGCTGTGCCTGGCGATGGTGTTCGCCACGATGAACCTGTCGCTCTACACCGCCATCGACCGCATCGGCCTGGGCCTGGCGGTGACCCTGGAGTTCCTCGGCCCACTGGCCGTGGCCCTGGCCGCCTCCCGTCGCCTGGTGGACCTGCTGTGTGCCCTTGTCGCCGGTGCGGCGGTGGTCA
This genomic stretch from Streptomyces nigrescens harbors:
- a CDS encoding ArsR family transcriptional regulator, producing MISIAMSADALAATRFAVSPLMQAGAVLHPHRPQATGRVGVPRQQVDGALQDRHLHLLSALRREIRGYAPDFMTPGAVADGTPDLEAELHRVATTPAPVVARQMNRMFRTSSLRGQASTRARPGVRDFLERGERAFAQKAADELESFWRQSLAPLWPSVAAGIEADIEHRAGLIARSGLSAVLNSLHRDVAYGCGALHLESEHRIEVPGTTDLTLFPSPVAHSWLVSVDPWQERGIYLIYPTRRPHGPDRTAGGTGPLLGSVLGHSRSTLLAGLDLPRTTSQLADRHHLSPSTVSYHLSHLLRAGLVTRAREGSRVYYRRTVNAERMCGGRAASGDGVSQTRRGTPVGSAPQQAADHEGVVSA
- a CDS encoding (2Fe-2S)-binding protein, with the protein product MTEPSAASTAHLAALGPFCAFETHAAGSEPSPPWRPLSEAAQEGSGVLRERVASVRASLAANSGRPPEAVAPRVAASVAHLGLVARVISPVLGLAALHGLPSRPLTLGDLWWGSALGGAFRLSLPREAVTPVAGGDTRTAGAIAADMLDGPVRALVDAFAPFSVSRRILWGNVASAVNGAATGITAAAPGLEQPARAVALAFLRQPQLRDTHTLDTHNGRFTRRSCCLIYQAAPNAAGAVCGDCVLVRGRSGRGQDGRGGRGRR
- a CDS encoding LysR family transcriptional regulator, giving the protein MELRHLRCLVAIVDAGGFTDAAIELGISQAAVSRTLGSLEDSLGVRLLHRTSRSVIPTTAGVQVLARARKVLAEADNLIREATTGHTRLRIGHAWSAMGRHTAEYQRRWAARYPDIELHLVRTNSATGGLAEGLCDLAVVRTTFDDARFASAVVGEERRYCAMAADDPWAKRRAIPLADIHARTLLIDRRTGTTTADLWPPDTRPVVEYTQDIDDWLAVIATGRSVGITPESTVNQYRRDGIVFRRIRDAAPVAVHLIWRRHDPHPATHAAVALLTDLYRQRT